In Rana temporaria chromosome 3, aRanTem1.1, whole genome shotgun sequence, a single window of DNA contains:
- the LOC120932058 gene encoding putative nuclease HARBI1: MEPFGCALFELKLIQRRRRTRQNVVQIEKRVFRSRTFLDQFSETQVIAKFRLSSPMIYSLYDEIHLALETRTRRSNAVPGLVRFLAVLHFLGKASYQHVSGEIVGISQPSFSRCLVEVLQALRQLAPKYIHMGKSREERDQIKRGFFDLAGMPNVIGAIDCTHVPLCPPSEQEHIYRNRKAYHSLNIQVICDSNLIIRDVVTGFPGSCHDAHILRQSGIYDTLDKDLENNGWLLGDAGYPCLPWLLTPINRPSSPAEAAYNVAHTKTRVVIERCFGVLKSRFRCMSLSGGFLQYSPSKVADMFLACSILHNIARHGGLQEELDTTVEDDMPTIPVENDHRGNAARSKLITNYFSGNKPP; encoded by the exons ATGGAACCATTTGGATGTGCTCTATTTGAACTGAAACTGATCCAGAGGCGAAGAAGGACACGTCAGAATGTCGTTCAGATAGAGAAACGTGTATTTCGTTCACGTACCTTTTTGGATCAATTTTCTGAAACCCAGGTGATAGCCAAATTCAGATTATCCTCTCCCATGATATATTCCCTGTATGATGAAATACACTTGGCCCTAGAAACACGCACGCGGAGAAGTAATGCAGTACCAGGTCTTGTGCGTTTTTTGGCAGTACTTCATTTTTTAGGAAAGGCCTCATACCAACATGTCAGTGGTGAGATTGTTGGCATCTCACAACCCAGTTTTTCCCGCTGCTTGGTCGAGGTCCTGCAAGCACTGCGACAACTTGCTCCAAAATACATACATATGGGCAAGTCACGTGAAGAGCGGGATCAAATAAAACGTGGTTTTTTTGACCTAGCAGGAATGCCCAATGTCATTGGGgcaatagactgcacccatgtgccaTTATGTCCCCCATCAGAACAGGAGCACATCTACCGAAACCGTAAGGCTTACCATTCCCTCAACATCCAGGTGATCTGTGATTCAAACCTCATAATCCGTGATGTTGTCACCGGCTTTCCAGGATCCTGTCATGATGCCCATATATTGCGCCAATCGGGAATATATGATACTCTGGACAAGGACTTAGAAAATAATGGATGGCTGCTGG GAGATGCTGGTTACCCCTGTCTACCATGGCTCTTAACACCTATCAACAGGCCATCCTCTCCTGCAGAAGCAGCTTACAATGTTGCTCATACAAAAACAAGAGTGGTTATCGAAAGATGCTTTGGTGTCCTAAAGAGCCGTTTCCGTTGCATGTCCTTGTCTGGTGGATTCCTTCAGTATTCCCCCAGTAAGGTAGCTGATATGTTCCTAGCATGCAGCATTCTCCATAACATTGCAAGGCATGGAGGACTACAAGAGGAACTAGACACCACAGTGGAGGATGACATGCCCACAATTCCAGTGGAAAATGATCACAGGGGAAACGCAGCAAGAAGTAAACTGATTACAAACTATTTTTCAGGTAATAAACCACCGTaa
- the LOC120932059 gene encoding U2 snRNP-associated SURP motif-containing protein-like, whose protein sequence is MRPSLRSLFEQIVNSPIEQSEEHSSSNEENDNNGSVKSVGHVPGNLAAMVRTQKKNMTVDTKDKSQTSSKPKKPDSKAQTTPPGNINSLKKRNKRKNSEKERKKETPSPKDVGPSKFTETFGECIKIKTAYDTAQKSTSESQQRHKSTKSTQEDYKQSKTYPKAKHQKQQPEFGKSNFHHQDKSECRVSKASKSHPEPRPPMESSQQSLFSTEVPKKISKPARSDVIMSSNPASPVLIDGDEFSTESESENPAVRPGKKILKEKKRIRNRKFTFHENLVLIENLVPHFHKLLGNRAAATESAWKNTIWKQIADAVTSVGVSPRSADNVRKRYQDIRLLLRRKISDENKSR, encoded by the exons ATGAGGCCGAGTCTAAGATCGCTGTTTGAGCAAATT GTTAATTCGCCCATCGAACAGTCAGAAGAACATTCAAGCTCCAATgag gaaaaTGACAATAATGGATCTGTCAAGTCAGTGGGTCATGTACCCGGAAATCTAGCTGCTATGGTG cgcacccaaaaaaaaaatatgacggtAGATACTAAAGATAAATCACAGACATCATCGAAGCCTAAGAAACCTGATTCCAAGGCACAGACCACTCCTCCT GGGAATATTAACTCActtaaaaaacgaaataaaagaaaaaattcagaaaagGAACGCAAAAAGGAGACACCGTCACCCAAGGATGTGGGTCCATCCAAATTTACGGAAACATTTGGGGAATGTATTAAG ATCAAAACTGCGTATGATACCGCACAAAAATCAACATCAGAATCACAACAAAGACACAAATCAACAAAATCGACGCAAGAAGATTACAAGCAATCCAAAACATACCCAAAAGCTAAGCACCAAAAGCAGCAGCCTGAGTTTGGTAAGAGCAATTTCCACCATCAAGACAAATCTGAATGTAGAGTTAGTAAAGCAAGCAAGTCCCATCCAGAACCTAGACCACCCATGGAATCATCTCAGCAATCACTATTCTCTACTGAAGTGCCAAAAAAGATCTCCAAGCCAGCAAGGTCAGATGTCATCATGTCATCTAATCCTGCCTCGCCAGTGTTAATAGACGGAGATGAATTTTCGACAGAGAGTGAATCTGAGAATCCAGCAGTTCGTCCAGGCAAAAAAATCCTTAAGGAAAAAAAGCGAATCCGAAATCGAAAATTCACATTCCATGAAAACCTAGTCTTAATTGAGAAccttgttccacattttcacaagcTCCTTGGAAACAGAGCAGCTGCTACGGAGTCAGCATGGAAAAACACAATCTGGAAGCAAATTGCAGATGCAGTTACGAGTGTGGGTGTCTCTCCACGATCAGCAGATAACGTACGTAAGCGGTACCAGGACATTCGGCTTCTACTAAGGCGCAAGATTTCGGATGAAAACAAGAGCAGGTAA
- the LOC120930410 gene encoding 60S ribosomal protein L10a-like: CSNTLHEAVREVLLGSRRKKRTFLQTVELQISLKNYDPQKDKRFSGTVRLKSTPRPKFSVCILGDQQHCDKAKAVDLPHMYIEAPKKLNKNKKLVKKLAKKFDAFLASESLIKHIPRILGPGLNKAGKFPSLLTHNENMVAKTYEVKFTIKFQMKNVLCLAVAVGHVKMTEEELVYNIHLSINFLVSLLKMNWQNVVALYIKNTMGKPQRLYTFVIPIKFFNLKNK, encoded by the coding sequence tgctccAATACCCTCCATGAAGCTGTGAGGGAAGTTCTACTAGGgtcaagaaggaagaagagaacGTTTCTGCAAACCGTGGAACTTCAGATCAGCCTTAAAAACTATGACCCCCAAAAGGACAAGCGTTTCTCTGGCACTGTCAGGCTAAAGTCTACACCAAGGCCCAAATTCTCAGTATGCATTttgggagatcagcagcactgtgaTAAAGCTAAGGCTGTGGATTTACCCCACATGTATATTGAAGCTCCTAAGAAACTTAACAAGAACAAGAAGCTTGTGAAGAAGTTGGCTAAAAAGTTTGATGCCTTTTTGGCCTCCGAATCTCTTATCAAGCATATTCCTCGTATTTTGGGACCTGGTTTGAATAAAGCAGGAAAGTTTCCTTCTTTGTTGACTCACAATGAGAACATGGTGGCCAAAACTTATGAAGTAAAGTTCACTATTAAGTTTCAGATGAAAAATGTCCTGTGTTTGGCCGTGGCAGTTGGTCATGTCAAGATGACAGAGGAGGAGCTTGTCTACAACATCCACCTTTCCATTAACTTCTTGGTATCGCTACTAAAAATGAACTGGCAGAATGTGGTGGCCCTGTACATCAAGAACACAATGGGCAAACCACAACGTCTGTACACATTTGTGATACCAATAAAGTTTttcaacttaaaaaataaataa